In Aegilops tauschii subsp. strangulata cultivar AL8/78 chromosome 3, Aet v6.0, whole genome shotgun sequence, one genomic interval encodes:
- the LOC109761611 gene encoding peptidyl serine alpha-galactosyltransferase, producing the protein MAAAIAGAVAAALLLPLLWPAVAVSAAGEGRRLHTLFSVECGDYFDWQAVGLLHSLRKAGQPGGVTRLLSCAPDQLASYRGLRIGHTLQVPSYSRHPRTGDWYPAINKPAGVVHWLEHSPEADNVDWVVILDADQIVRGPIIPWELGAEKGKPVAAYYGYLKGCDNILAQLHTAHPEFCDKVGGILIMHIDDLRALAPLWLSKTEEVRQDKSHWSTNITGDIYGMGWISEMYGYSFGAAEVGLRHKINDDIMIYPGYTPRIGTEPLILHYGLPFKVGNWSFSKLEHHEDGIVYDCNRLFPPPPFPREVEVMESDPNVKRALYLSIECINTLNEGLLLHHTSVGCPKPQWSKYLSFLKSKRFSELTKPKYWNSLKVENKLTVQHVALSKSRHPKTHTLFSTECSSYFDWQTVGLMHSFRVSGQPGNITRLLSCTDEELKNYKGRDLAPTHYVPSMNRHPLTGDWYPAINKPAAVLHWINHVQTDAEFIVILDADMIMRGPITPWEYGAKLGHPVSTPYDYLIGCDNILAKIHTRNPSACEKVGGVIIMHIDDLRRFAMLWLHKSEEVRADKDHYATNITGDIYASGWISEMYGYSFAAAELNLRHIIKSDILIYPGYVPLPGVNYKVFHYGLRFGVGDWSFDKADWRNADIVNTCWAKFPEPPDPSAITKGDQNARERDLLSIECGKALNKALYLHHKRRNCPRLSTTIGSISKKIEEVLTSNKSERVTQRSSTTTIGRNVEHMDVTRQQAVERATDTVSRVHGSKRLARSSKMWIFAVWAISVVVFLLVISMFFSDRRRSASRSRASRSQKAHNLTMKQTV; encoded by the exons ATGGCGGCGGCGATCGCCGGCGCGGTGGCGGCCGCGCTCCTGCTGCCGCTGCTGTGGCCGGCCGTGGCGGTGTCTGCCgcgggggaggggcggcggctgCACACGCTCTTCTCGGTGGAGTGCGGCGACTACTTCGACTGGCAGGCGGTGGGGCTCCTCCACAGCCTGCGCAAGGCCGGGCAGCCCGGCGGCGTCACCCGCCTCCTCAGCTGCGCCCCCGACCAGCTCGCCTCCTACCGCGGCCTCCGCATCGGCCACACTCTCCAGGTCCCCTCCTACAGCCGCCACCCCCGCACCGGCGACTG GTACCCGGCCATCAACAAGCCTGCAGGGGTGGTGCATTGGTTGGAGCACAGTCCAGAGGCGGACAACGTCGATTGGGTCGTGATCTTGGATGCAGACCAGATTGTTAGAGGCCCGATTATTCCTTGGGAACTCGGAGCTGAAAAAGGCAAGCCTGTTGCAGCTTATTATGG GTACCTGAAGGGTTGTGATAACATCCTTGCACAGTTGCACACTGCACATCCAGAATTTTGTGACAAAGTTGGCGGAATTCTGATCATGCATATCGATGACTTAAGGGCTCTAGCCCCTCTGTGGTTGTCAAAAACTGAAGAAGTGAGGCAAGATAAGTCCCACTGGTCAACTAATATTACTGGTGATATATATGGCATGGGGTGGATCAGTGAGATGTATGGGTACTCATTTGGCGCTGCAGAA GTAGGTCTAAGACACAAGATAAATGATGACATAATGATCTACCCAGGCTATACTCCGAGAATTGGCACTGAGCCACTTATCCTGCACTATGGTTTGCCATTTAAAGTTGGAAATTGGTCCTTCAGCAAGTTAGAACACCATGAGGATGGTATAGTTTATGACTGCAACCGCTTATTTCCTCCACCTCCATTCCCTAGAGAG GTTGAGGTGATGGAATCTGACCCAAATGTCAAACGGGCCTTATATCTAAGCATTGAGTGCATTAACACATTGAACGAAGGGCTTCTTTTGCATCACACATCTGTTGGCTGCCCGAAACCACAGTGGTCAAAATACTTGAGCTTCCTTAAAAGCAAAAGGTTCTCAGAGCTTACGAAACCAAAGTACTGGAACAGTCTAAAAGTTGAAAACAAATTGACTGTACAGCATGTTGCATTGTCCAAAAGCAGGCACCCAAAAACACACACCCTTTTCTCAACCGAATGTTCGTCGTATTTTGACTGGCAAACTGTTGGGCTCATGCACAGTTTTCGTGTAAGCGGTCAGCCTGGTAATATTACACGCTTATTGAGTTGTACAGACGAGGAATTGAAGAATTATAAGGGACGTGACCTTGCTCCCACACATTATGTTCCATCTATGAACAGACACCCATTGACAGGGGACTG GTACCCAGCAATCAATAAACCAGCAGCAGTTCTCCATTGGATTAACCATGTGCAGACTGATGCTGAGTTCATTGTTATCTTGGATGCTGATATGATCATGAGAGGTCCCATCACTCCATGGGAGTATGGTGCAAAACTTGGTCATCCTGTTTCAACTCCCTATGA TTATCTCATTGGGTGTGATAACATACTTGCCAAGATACACACTCGCAATCCATCTGCATGCGAAAAGGTTGGTGGTGTCATTATCATGCATATTGATGATCTCCGACGTTTTGCTATGCTGTGGCTGCACAAATCAGAAGAGGTTCGGGCAGACAAAGATCACTATGCGACAAACATTACTGGTGATATATATGCCTCTGGCTGGATAAGTGAGATGTATGGTTACTCTTTTGCAGCAGCCGAG CTTAACCTAAGGCACATCATAAAGAGTGACATATTAATATATCCAGGCTATGTTCCTCTGCCTGGAGTAAATTACAAGGTTTTCCATTATGGGCTGAGATTTGGTGTTGGTGATTGGAGCTTTGACAAGGCTGACTGGAGAAATGCTGATATTGTAAACACATGTTGGGCCAAGTTCCCTGAACCACCTGATCCATCTGCTATCACGAAAGGCGATCAAAATGCACGGGAGAGGGATCTTCTCAGCATCGAGTGTGGCAAGGCTTTGAACAAGGCCCTATACTTGCACCACAAACGCCGAAATTGCCCTCGACTAAGCACCACCATAGGCAGCATCTCGAAGAAAATTGAGGAAGTTTTAACCTCCAATAAATCAGAGAGAGTTACACAACGGTCGTCCACGACTACAATTGGACGAAATGTGGAGCACATGGATGTGACCAGGCAGCAGGCTGTTGAAAGAGCCACAGACACTGTATCACGTGTACATGGATCAAAGAGACTAGCGAGATCATCAAAAATGTGGATTTTTGCTGTTTGGGCAATATCTGTGGTAGTTTTCTTACTGGTAATCTCGATGTTTTTCTCGGATCGAAGGAGAAGTGCTTCGAGATCTAGGGCTTCCAGAAGCCAGAAGGCCCACAATTTAACTATGAAACAAACAGTATGA